From a region of the Oryza sativa Japonica Group chromosome 6, ASM3414082v1 genome:
- the LOC4341274 gene encoding protodermal factor 1 has product MGSCKILLVTALLVGIASQQSSATRNLHGDHHVAEKKFGGGGGGYGGGGGGGYGGGGGGGGYSPSPTTGFTGSCDFWKSHPEKIISCIGSLGSIVGSFGDVCSGFFGSKLQTLQDALCSTRKDCYGDLLREGAAAYINSVAAKKQAKFAYTTQQVKSCILLGLTSKAAAIEQAALFKKANLACHYT; this is encoded by the exons ATGGGCAGCTGCAAGATTCTCCTGGTCACAGCTCTCCTGGTCGGCATTGCCTCCCAGCAGAGCTCTGCCACCAGGAACCTGCACGGAGATCATCACGTCGCGGAAAAGAAGT tcggcggcggcggcggcggctacggtggcggtggcggtggagggtacggtggcggtggcggcggcggcggctactcaCCGTCGCCCACGACCGGTTTCACCGGGAGCTGCGA TTTCTGGAAGAGCCACCCGGAGAAGATAATATCGTGCATCGGGTCGCTGGGGAGCATCGTGGGGTCGTTCGGGGACGTGTGCAGCGGCTTCTTCGGGAGCAAGCTGCAGACGCTGCAGGACGCGCTGTGCAGCACCCGCAAGGACTGCTACGGCGACCTGCtccgggagggcgccgccgcgtaCATCAACTCCGTGGCCGCCAAGAAGCAGGCCAAGTTCGCCTACACCACGCAGCAGGTCAAGTCCTGCATCCTCCTCGGCCTCACCTCCAAGGCCGCCGCCATCGAGCAGGCCGCCTTGTTCAAGAAGGCCAACCTCGCCTGCCACTACACCTAG